A window from Solea senegalensis isolate Sse05_10M linkage group LG15, IFAPA_SoseM_1, whole genome shotgun sequence encodes these proteins:
- the prokr1b gene encoding prokineticin receptor 1b, with protein sequence MGDSNISHMVAAYTEMQEGHPAGKLDLYVDNYDMDYGIPPDDIPDTTQGQAFFVATIVIGVVLVSIMLICGLGNFIFIATLTRYKKLRNLTNLLIANLAISDIIVAVVCCPFLVDYYVVKQLSWSHGLVLCASINYLQTVSLYVSTNALLAIAIDRYMAIVHPLRPRMKYQTAYWLITGVWIVPILISIPSAYFASETMYPHGGSTSATHKVFCAQIWPVDQQAYYRSYFLVVFAVEFVGPVIVMAMCYTQISRELWFKNVPGFQTEQIRKRLRCRRKTVMVLIGILTAYILCWAPYYGYTILRDFHPTLITRRKNSLVAFYIIECIAMSNSMINTFCFVSVKNNTVKHLKKIVLLRWRSTYAPSKTADEIDMKTSSLPVTEETECIHLR encoded by the exons ATGGGCGACTCCAACATCAGCCACATGGTGGCAGCGTACACAGAGATGCAGGAGGGTCACCCAGCAGGAAAGTTGGATCTTTACGTGGACAACTACGACATGGACTACGGTATCCCCCCCGATGACATCCCAGACACCACACAGGGCCAGGCTTTCTTTGTGGCCACCATTGTTATCGGCGTGGTCCTCGTCTCCATCATGCTCATCTGCGGGCTGGGAAACTTCATCTTCATCGCCACGCTGACGCGCTACAAAAAGCTCCGCAACCTCACCAACCTGCTCATCGCCAACCTGGCCATCTCAGACATCATCGTGGCCGTGGTGTGCTGCCCGTTCCTGGTGGACTACTATGTGGTGAAACAGCTCTCCTGGAGCCACGGACTGGTGCTGTGCGCCTCCATCAACTACCTGCAGACCGTGTCGCTCTACGTGTCCACAAACGCTTTGCTCGCCATTGCAATTGACAG GTACATGGCGATAGTTCACCCTCTTCGTCCTCGTATGAAGTACCAAACTGCGTACTGGCTGATCACTGGAGTCTGGATTGTCCCGATACTGATATCCATCCCATCTGCCTACTTTGCCTCGGAGACGATGTACCCTCATGGCGGCAGCACCTCGGCCACTCACAAAGTCTTCTGTGCCCAGATTTGGCCTGTGGACCAGCAAGCCTACTATCGCTCATACTTCTTGGTTGTTTTCGCCGTGGAGTTTGTCGGGCCTGTGATCGTCATGGCGATGTGTTACACCCAAATCTCCCGAGAGCTCTGGTTCAAGAACGTGCCGGGGTTCCAGACGGAGCAGATCAGGAAGCGGCTGCGCTGCCGCCGCAAGACGGTGATGGTCCTGATCGGGATCTTGACCGCGTACATCCTGTGCTGGGCACCGTATTACGGCTACACCATCCTGCGGGACTTCCACCCGACGCTGATCACTCGACGGAAGAACTCACTGGTGGCCTTCTACATCATCGAGTGCATTGCCATGAGCAACAGCATGATCAATACCTTCTGTTTTGTCAgtgtcaaaaacaacacagtgaagcATCTGAAGAAAATTGTATTGCTGCGCTGGAGGTCAACGTACGCCCCCAGTAAGACTGCGGATGAGATAGATATGAAGACGTCCAGCCTGCCCGTAACAGAGGAAACCGAATGTATTCACCTGAGGTGA